The Actinocatenispora sera genome has a window encoding:
- a CDS encoding YbhB/YbcL family Raf kinase inhibitor-like protein, whose translation MTTSRPRPPVPYDFLPPVPSFPVSSTDIADGQVLPQAHVEDDDGSVSPQLSWSGAPAGTRSYAVTCFDPDAPTGSGFWHWVLFDIPADVTELPTGAGSGDFLGLPVGAKHGRNDYDEQGFGGAAPPPGHGPHRYIFAVHALDVPTLGPDAGAPPAYVGFNMYGHTLGRGLLIATYENKG comes from the coding sequence ATGACGACGAGCCGACCGCGGCCGCCGGTGCCGTACGACTTCCTGCCGCCGGTGCCGTCGTTCCCGGTGTCCAGCACGGACATCGCGGACGGCCAGGTGCTGCCGCAGGCCCATGTCGAGGACGACGACGGCAGCGTGTCGCCGCAGCTGTCCTGGAGCGGCGCCCCGGCCGGTACCCGCAGCTACGCGGTGACCTGCTTCGACCCGGACGCGCCGACCGGCTCCGGCTTCTGGCACTGGGTGCTGTTCGACATCCCGGCCGACGTGACGGAACTGCCCACCGGTGCCGGCTCGGGCGACTTCCTCGGGCTGCCGGTCGGCGCCAAGCACGGCCGCAACGACTACGACGAGCAGGGGTTCGGCGGTGCCGCGCCGCCGCCGGGACACGGCCCGCACCGGTACATCTTCGCGGTGCACGCGCTGGACGTGCCGACGCTCGGGCCGGACGCGGGCGCTCCGCCGGCGTACGTCGGGTTCAACATGTACGGCCACACGCTCGGTCGCGGCCTGCTGATCGCCACGTACGAGAACAAGGGCTGA
- the corA gene encoding magnesium/cobalt transporter CorA gives MAYQHRGNGRGLSRAFSAPVRAVSKVLPRTAASVAAPRPPSRPERSSIVDCGLYVQGVRQPGEWDYRDALAAALERDDAFVWLGLHEPDVDEFADIAQTFDLHELAVEDAVKSYQRPKVERYGEITFVAVRTARYVEHAELTETSEVVETGAVMLFISPRFVITVRHGDACRLSPVRQELETKEELLAQGPWAVFHAVVDRIVDLYLDVAAEMEQDIDEVEASVFSRAGDDRIQRIYQLKRELVEFKRSVVPLARPLNSLVSGRIPGVPSEIRRYIRDVADHLSRTVEQVVTFDDLINSILQARLTQLSVDMNNDMRKIAAWAAILAVPTAIAGIYGMNFQHMPELHWTFSYPVVVALMLGICVGLYRIFRRSGWL, from the coding sequence ATGGCATATCAGCACCGAGGAAACGGTCGTGGGCTGAGTCGGGCGTTCAGCGCTCCCGTCCGCGCCGTGTCGAAGGTCCTGCCTCGCACGGCCGCCAGCGTCGCCGCACCGCGGCCACCGTCCCGGCCCGAGCGCAGCTCCATCGTCGACTGCGGGCTGTACGTCCAGGGGGTTCGCCAGCCCGGTGAGTGGGACTACCGGGACGCGCTCGCGGCGGCCCTGGAGCGCGACGACGCGTTCGTGTGGCTCGGCCTGCACGAACCGGACGTGGACGAGTTCGCCGACATCGCGCAGACCTTCGACCTGCACGAACTCGCGGTCGAGGACGCGGTCAAGTCCTACCAGCGCCCCAAGGTCGAGCGGTACGGGGAGATCACCTTCGTCGCGGTCCGCACCGCGCGGTACGTCGAGCACGCCGAGCTGACCGAGACCAGCGAGGTGGTCGAGACGGGCGCGGTGATGCTGTTCATCTCCCCGCGCTTCGTCATCACCGTGCGGCACGGTGACGCCTGCCGGCTCAGCCCGGTCCGGCAGGAGCTGGAGACCAAGGAGGAGCTGCTCGCGCAGGGTCCGTGGGCGGTGTTCCACGCCGTCGTCGACCGCATCGTCGACCTCTACCTTGACGTCGCGGCCGAGATGGAGCAGGACATCGACGAGGTCGAGGCGAGCGTGTTCAGCCGCGCCGGCGACGACCGGATCCAGCGCATCTACCAGCTCAAGCGCGAGCTGGTCGAGTTCAAGCGGTCCGTGGTGCCGCTCGCTCGACCGCTGAACTCGCTGGTCAGCGGCCGGATCCCGGGGGTGCCGAGCGAGATCCGGCGCTACATCCGGGACGTGGCCGACCACCTCTCCCGCACGGTCGAGCAGGTGGTCACCTTCGACGACCTGATCAACTCGATCCTGCAGGCGCGGCTGACCCAGCTGTCGGTCGACATGAACAACGACATGCGCAAGATCGCCGCCTGGGCCGCCATCCTGGCGGTGCCGACCGCGATCGCCGGCATCTACGGGATGAACTTCCAGCACATGCCGGAACTCCACTGGACGTTCAGCTATCCGGTCGTGGTGGCGCTGATGCTCGGCATCTGCGTCGGGCTGTACCGCATCTTCCGCCGCTCCGGCTGGCTCTGA
- a CDS encoding NAD(P)H-binding protein encodes MIVITAPTGNIGHQVLDHVLATDRPVRVIVRNPARLPSRVRDRVEVVPGSHGDPAVVDRAFAGAEAVFWLVPVDPAAESMEQAFAGFTGPAAAALRRHGVPRVVDVSALGRGTPYAERAGYVTGSLAMDDLLADTGVALRTLAAAGFLDNVLRQVGSIAGQGTLYDVVPPQRALPMVATRDIAAVAARLLLDDGWTGRQDVPLLGPENLSYADLAATAGDVLGRPVRYEQITTAALADQMLRYGRSAAMAQGLVEMMTAKVDGLDDAVVRTPRHVADTPTTFRQWCEDTLAPAVRAAA; translated from the coding sequence ATGATCGTCATCACCGCACCCACCGGCAACATCGGCCACCAGGTTCTCGACCACGTTCTCGCCACCGACCGACCGGTCCGGGTCATCGTCCGGAATCCGGCCCGGCTGCCGAGCCGGGTCCGCGACCGGGTCGAGGTGGTGCCCGGCTCGCACGGGGACCCGGCCGTCGTCGACCGGGCCTTCGCCGGTGCCGAGGCAGTGTTCTGGCTGGTACCGGTGGACCCCGCGGCCGAGAGCATGGAGCAGGCGTTCGCCGGGTTCACCGGGCCCGCCGCCGCCGCACTGCGCCGGCACGGCGTACCGCGGGTCGTCGATGTCAGTGCGCTCGGTCGCGGCACGCCGTACGCCGAGCGCGCCGGCTACGTGACCGGCTCGCTCGCGATGGACGACCTGCTCGCCGACACCGGCGTGGCGCTGCGCACCCTGGCCGCCGCCGGCTTCCTCGACAACGTGCTGCGCCAGGTCGGTTCGATCGCCGGCCAGGGCACGCTGTACGACGTGGTTCCGCCGCAACGCGCGCTGCCGATGGTCGCCACCCGGGACATCGCCGCCGTCGCCGCCCGGCTGCTGCTCGACGACGGCTGGACCGGTCGGCAGGACGTGCCGCTGCTCGGCCCGGAGAACCTGTCGTACGCCGACCTCGCCGCCACCGCCGGCGACGTGCTCGGCCGCCCGGTGCGGTACGAGCAGATCACGACCGCGGCGCTGGCCGACCAGATGCTCCGGTACGGCCGGTCCGCGGCGATGGCGCAGGGGCTGGTCGAGATGATGACCGCGAAGGTGGACGGCCTGGACGACGCGGTGGTGCGCACGCCACGGCACGTCGCGGACACGCCGACCACGTTCCGCCAGTGGTGCGAGGACACCCTCGCGCCGGCCGTGCGCGCCGCCGCCTGA
- a CDS encoding DUF6518 family protein — protein sequence MTVSSPTAVPTRVRGGAATLLVAVLAGLALGAVDLAGQLLLPYPWANLANSPAVWAAAAFALGAGLRAGRARAIAAGIVLLLVAVESYYLAATLVLGDDLANLWSPTTLIWLFAGVLAGVVFGPAGAAWRAGRWWPATVAVALLGAVFVAEGARAFRTVNLPTGAILAVLGLALVLLLARSARQRLVALAVLVPLAALGAVGYLGAGLATG from the coding sequence GTGACCGTCTCGTCCCCGACCGCGGTACCGACCCGGGTTCGCGGCGGCGCCGCCACCCTGCTGGTGGCGGTGCTGGCCGGGCTGGCCCTCGGCGCCGTCGACCTCGCCGGCCAGCTGCTGCTGCCGTACCCGTGGGCGAACCTGGCCAACTCGCCGGCGGTGTGGGCCGCCGCCGCGTTCGCCCTGGGCGCCGGGCTGCGGGCCGGCCGGGCCCGGGCGATCGCGGCCGGCATCGTGCTGCTGCTGGTCGCGGTCGAGAGCTACTACCTCGCGGCGACCCTGGTGCTCGGCGACGACCTGGCCAACCTGTGGTCGCCGACCACGCTGATCTGGCTGTTCGCGGGCGTACTGGCGGGCGTGGTGTTCGGTCCGGCCGGGGCGGCGTGGCGGGCCGGCCGGTGGTGGCCGGCGACCGTCGCGGTCGCGCTGCTGGGCGCGGTGTTCGTCGCCGAGGGCGCTCGCGCGTTCCGGACCGTCAACCTGCCGACCGGGGCGATCCTGGCCGTGCTCGGCCTGGCGCTGGTGCTGCTGCTGGCCCGGTCGGCCCGGCAACGGTTGGTCGCCCTGGCCGTCCTGGTGCCGCTCGCCGCGCTCGGCGCCGTCGGCTATCTCGGCGCCGGCCTGGCCACCGGCTGA
- a CDS encoding TetR/AcrR family transcriptional regulator yields the protein MTGDRTPQRRGEQLRRHILISAKEVFLETGYERASMDAVAARAGTSKRSLYAHFKSKDALFLAVLELVRELYLGRLRTPDTYASEPDEAVTRYCGRLLQLLVWEPQVHTCRLCISAAERMPASARAYFEAIFASAHQRLADYLTDRYELATADGAALATDLLGRTVLPRVFRTLLGVDQPNPDEPDEALLSTTVDLGTIRRQVAATLPA from the coding sequence ATGACGGGTGACCGCACCCCCCAGCGACGGGGCGAACAGCTGCGGCGGCACATCCTGATCAGCGCCAAGGAGGTCTTCCTGGAAACCGGGTACGAGCGCGCCTCGATGGACGCCGTCGCGGCCCGGGCCGGCACCTCCAAGCGGTCCCTGTACGCCCACTTCAAGAGCAAGGACGCGCTGTTCCTGGCCGTGCTGGAGCTGGTCCGCGAGCTGTACCTGGGCCGGCTGCGCACCCCCGACACGTACGCCAGCGAGCCCGACGAGGCGGTCACCCGGTACTGCGGGCGGCTGCTGCAGCTGCTCGTCTGGGAACCTCAGGTACACACCTGCCGGCTCTGTATCAGCGCCGCCGAGCGGATGCCGGCCAGCGCCCGCGCGTACTTCGAGGCGATCTTCGCGAGCGCGCACCAGCGGCTCGCCGACTACCTGACCGACCGGTACGAGCTGGCCACCGCGGACGGTGCGGCGCTGGCCACCGATCTGCTCGGCCGCACCGTACTGCCCCGGGTGTTCCGGACCCTGCTCGGCGTCGATCAGCCGAACCCGGACGAGCCGGACGAGGCGCTGCTGTCGACCACGGTCGACCTCGGCACGATCCGGCGACAGGTCGCCGCCACCCTGCCGGCCTGA
- a CDS encoding PLP-dependent aminotransferase family protein, with translation MADTISFARGAPSLDIVDVEGLKQAAVRAFDSDPGGLTAYGTSVGYLPLRKWIADKHGVAPEQVLVTNGSLQADAFLFDLLVQPDSDVVVERPTYDRTLLGLRNRRGNLHPVTVDDDGIDVEELAKLLDGGLRPVLAHIIPNFQNPAGVTLSALRRERLLELAREYDFTIFEDDPYLDIRFAGDPLPTMRELDRDDRVVYASSFTKTVCPGLRVGYLVGPAATIAKIAKVATNTYISPSMVAQGIVYQFATSGAIDASIATVRAALSERVNLLADALGKHLPEARFTVPDGGYFLWVEFPDSVDVAKVAPAAAERGVAVVKGSDFLLEGGEHALRLAYSAVTPDQIDEGVRRLAEAVHAG, from the coding sequence ATGGCCGACACGATTTCGTTCGCACGTGGAGCCCCGTCCCTGGACATCGTGGATGTCGAGGGCCTGAAGCAGGCAGCGGTCCGAGCCTTCGACAGCGATCCCGGCGGCCTCACGGCGTACGGGACGTCCGTCGGCTACCTGCCGCTGCGCAAGTGGATCGCCGACAAGCACGGTGTCGCCCCGGAGCAGGTGCTCGTCACCAACGGCTCGCTGCAGGCCGACGCGTTCCTGTTCGACCTGCTGGTCCAGCCGGACAGCGACGTCGTGGTGGAGCGGCCCACCTACGACCGGACCCTGCTCGGGCTGCGCAACCGGCGCGGGAACCTGCACCCGGTGACCGTCGACGACGACGGCATCGACGTCGAGGAGCTGGCCAAGCTGCTCGACGGTGGCCTGCGCCCGGTGCTCGCGCACATCATCCCGAACTTCCAGAACCCGGCCGGCGTCACGCTGTCCGCGCTGCGCCGGGAGCGGCTGCTGGAGCTGGCCCGGGAGTACGACTTCACCATCTTCGAGGACGACCCGTACCTGGACATCCGGTTCGCCGGCGATCCGCTGCCCACGATGCGGGAACTCGATCGCGACGACCGCGTCGTGTACGCGTCGTCGTTCACCAAGACGGTCTGCCCGGGGCTGCGGGTCGGCTACCTGGTCGGGCCGGCGGCGACGATCGCGAAGATCGCCAAGGTGGCCACCAACACCTACATCTCGCCCAGCATGGTCGCGCAGGGCATCGTCTACCAGTTCGCCACCTCCGGTGCCATCGACGCGTCCATCGCCACCGTGCGTGCGGCGCTGTCCGAGCGGGTGAACCTGCTGGCCGACGCGCTGGGCAAGCACCTGCCCGAGGCGCGGTTCACGGTGCCGGACGGTGGCTACTTCCTCTGGGTCGAGTTCCCGGACAGCGTGGACGTGGCCAAGGTGGCGCCGGCCGCGGCCGAGCGCGGGGTCGCCGTCGTCAAGGGCAGTGACTTCCTGCTGGAGGGCGGCGAGCACGCGCTGCGGCTGGCGTACTCGGCGGTCACCCCGGACCAGATCGACGAGGGCGTGCGGCGGCTCGCCGAGGCGGTGCACGCGGGCTGA
- a CDS encoding rhomboid family intramembrane serine protease — translation MTEPQTTGSPTVPVCYRHPGRETYVRCVRCNRPICPDCMNTASVGFQCPECVTQGKRTVRQPQGAFGGSHRAGERGYATITLIAVNALVYVLILVGGGLGAAIGSGSSFLAGATTGLELKLGVFSPAIADGQYYRLVTAMFVHFSILHIAMNMYVLWVLGRYLERALGPARFVALYFIAGIGGNVACYLFTDRTLSGGASTAVFGLFAAMFFVNRKLNLSSSSVVVLIVINLVFSFLVPGISIIGHIGGLVTGGVLGLGLAYAPRSARTPVQIAVLGGVLLVLILLTVGRTAQLLAT, via the coding sequence ATGACCGAACCGCAGACGACCGGCAGTCCGACCGTCCCGGTCTGCTACCGGCACCCCGGCCGGGAGACGTACGTCCGATGCGTGCGCTGCAACCGCCCGATCTGCCCGGACTGCATGAACACCGCCTCGGTCGGCTTCCAGTGCCCGGAATGCGTGACGCAGGGCAAACGTACTGTTCGGCAGCCGCAGGGCGCGTTCGGCGGCAGCCACCGCGCCGGCGAGCGCGGGTACGCCACGATCACGCTGATCGCCGTCAACGCCCTGGTGTACGTGCTGATCCTGGTCGGCGGTGGGCTCGGCGCGGCGATCGGCAGCGGCAGCAGCTTCCTCGCCGGCGCCACCACCGGGCTGGAGCTCAAGCTCGGCGTGTTCTCGCCGGCGATCGCGGACGGCCAGTACTACCGCCTGGTCACGGCGATGTTCGTGCACTTCAGCATCCTGCACATCGCGATGAACATGTACGTGCTGTGGGTGCTCGGGCGCTACCTGGAACGCGCGCTCGGCCCGGCCCGGTTCGTCGCGCTCTACTTCATCGCCGGCATCGGCGGCAACGTCGCCTGCTACCTGTTCACCGACCGCACCCTGTCCGGCGGCGCCTCGACCGCGGTGTTCGGCCTGTTCGCGGCGATGTTCTTCGTCAACCGCAAGCTGAACCTGTCCAGCTCCAGCGTGGTCGTGCTGATCGTGATCAACCTGGTCTTCAGCTTCCTGGTGCCGGGCATCTCGATCATCGGGCACATCGGCGGCCTGGTCACCGGTGGCGTCCTCGGCCTGGGCCTGGCGTACGCACCGAGGTCGGCCCGGACGCCGGTGCAGATCGCCGTACTCGGCGGCGTCCTGCTGGTGTTGATCCTGCTCACCGTGGGCAGAACGGCCCAACTCCTGGCGACCTGA
- a CDS encoding serine hydrolase domain-containing protein, giving the protein MSELRAVLESGLPDESGPGVYPSAVALVLRDGEVAGRAAVGEAVRYAGRDFSLLPPERRIPASLDTLYDIASITKMFTAVVVLGLVEEGLLDLDEPVGRWFAEYRSGVKQRATLRMLLTHVGGYRPGRPVWREADFIAARRQLLLDAEPVREPGTAFEYSDIGYQTAGFLAELVTGQRLETLIADRILRPLGLARTGFNPSVALLPRIAAAEERDDLATGIIHGRVHDENAYGLGGVAGHAGLFATAADLARFGELLRHDGTLDGVTVLKPESVEQLRTDQLPASVPNRYRQGIGARIGDANFMAPLPGSFGHTGFTGTSLVVDQARKLTVVLLTNRVHPTRETDVNPTRHAVSAWAADL; this is encoded by the coding sequence GTGAGCGAGCTGCGGGCGGTACTGGAGTCGGGTCTGCCGGACGAGTCCGGGCCGGGGGTCTACCCGTCGGCGGTGGCGCTGGTGCTGCGCGACGGCGAGGTCGCCGGGCGGGCCGCGGTGGGCGAGGCGGTGCGGTACGCGGGGCGCGACTTCTCGCTGTTGCCCCCGGAGCGGCGGATCCCGGCCAGCCTCGACACCCTCTACGACATCGCCTCGATCACCAAGATGTTCACCGCGGTCGTGGTGCTCGGGCTGGTCGAGGAGGGGCTGCTCGATCTGGACGAGCCGGTCGGCCGGTGGTTCGCCGAGTACCGCAGCGGGGTCAAGCAGCGCGCCACGCTGCGGATGCTGCTCACCCACGTCGGCGGCTACCGTCCCGGGCGGCCGGTCTGGCGGGAGGCCGACTTCATCGCCGCCCGGCGGCAGCTGCTGCTCGACGCCGAGCCGGTGCGCGAGCCGGGCACCGCGTTCGAGTACTCCGACATCGGCTACCAGACCGCCGGGTTCCTGGCCGAACTGGTCACCGGGCAGCGGCTGGAGACGCTGATCGCCGACCGGATCCTGCGGCCGCTCGGGCTGGCCCGGACCGGGTTCAACCCCTCGGTGGCGCTGCTGCCGCGGATCGCGGCGGCGGAGGAGCGCGACGATCTCGCCACCGGGATCATCCACGGCCGGGTGCACGACGAGAACGCGTACGGGCTGGGCGGCGTCGCCGGGCATGCCGGGTTGTTCGCCACCGCCGCCGACCTGGCCCGGTTCGGCGAGCTGCTGCGGCACGACGGCACTCTCGACGGCGTCACCGTGCTCAAGCCGGAGAGCGTCGAGCAGTTGCGCACCGACCAGCTGCCGGCGAGCGTGCCGAACCGGTACCGGCAGGGCATCGGGGCGCGGATCGGCGACGCCAACTTCATGGCGCCGCTGCCCGGGTCGTTCGGACACACCGGCTTCACCGGCACGTCGCTGGTGGTCGACCAGGCGCGGAAGCTGACCGTGGTGCTGCTGACCAACCGGGTGCACCCCACCCGGGAGACCGACGTCAACCCGACCCGGCACGCCGTGTCGGCCTGGGCTGCCGACCTCTGA
- a CDS encoding acyl-CoA thioester hydrolase/BAAT C-terminal domain-containing protein yields MPTEQALPGEPTGVLWLPDEPPRAAVLVVAGSSGRIDSDRARVFAERGALAASIRWFGGPGQPPGICEVPLETFTAALDLLCRYDPPKLGMVGVSKGAEAALLTGIRDDRLDLVGAFAPTSVVWANVGPGRDGVTKPYRSCWTWRGEPLPFVPYDDGPDPEPPVACRPLYERSLAAFPAEAKAAAIPVERIRGEVVLVAGGDDEMWQSTEFARELAARRRAAGRRITVVDSDTAGHRAYLPGEPEPAPSQQFRYGGDAAADAELGARALPHLLAALGLS; encoded by the coding sequence ATGCCGACCGAACAGGCGCTGCCCGGCGAACCCACCGGCGTGCTGTGGTTGCCGGACGAGCCGCCACGGGCGGCGGTGCTGGTCGTGGCCGGTTCCAGCGGCCGGATCGACTCCGACCGGGCCCGGGTGTTCGCCGAGCGCGGTGCGCTCGCCGCGTCGATCCGCTGGTTCGGCGGGCCCGGCCAGCCGCCCGGCATCTGCGAGGTACCGCTGGAGACGTTCACCGCCGCCCTCGACCTGCTGTGCCGGTACGACCCGCCGAAGCTCGGCATGGTCGGGGTGTCGAAGGGTGCGGAGGCGGCGCTGCTGACCGGCATCCGGGACGACCGGCTCGACCTGGTCGGTGCGTTCGCGCCGACGTCGGTGGTGTGGGCCAACGTCGGGCCGGGCCGGGACGGGGTGACGAAGCCGTACCGGTCGTGCTGGACCTGGCGCGGTGAGCCGCTGCCGTTCGTGCCGTACGACGACGGTCCGGACCCCGAGCCGCCGGTGGCGTGCCGCCCGCTGTACGAGCGGAGCCTCGCCGCGTTCCCGGCCGAGGCGAAGGCGGCGGCGATTCCGGTGGAGCGCATCCGGGGCGAGGTCGTCCTGGTCGCCGGCGGCGACGACGAGATGTGGCAGTCCACCGAGTTCGCCCGCGAGCTCGCCGCGCGGCGCCGGGCCGCCGGCCGCCGGATCACGGTCGTCGACTCGGACACCGCCGGGCACCGCGCGTACCTCCCCGGTGAGCCCGAGCCGGCGCCGTCCCAGCAGTTCCGGTACGGCGGGGACGCCGCCGCGGACGCCGAACTCGGCGCCCGTGCCCTCCCGCACCTGCTCGCCGCCCTCGGCTTGTCCTGA
- a CDS encoding PH domain-containing protein yields the protein MDSGAEPYKVRPGAPGDPGGDETTPTDRADPFRPVVPPFDAADRPDAPPAGTADPLGAPDAGAAGWPDAPPAGTADWAAETGWADESAAPAAGPVPERVEWRVRPAAAVLKGVGAAAFVVAGLWAGGTDRVGLAIGLAGAMVLAVLALRDLVLAVSLAADRDGVTIRGILGHHRVPWSDVERIRVDRRSRRGIRSELVEIDCDTELHLFSRTQLGGADCVDVVRQLGAMRPTT from the coding sequence ATGGACAGCGGAGCGGAGCCGTACAAGGTGCGGCCCGGGGCGCCGGGCGACCCGGGCGGGGATGAGACGACACCGACCGACCGGGCCGACCCGTTCCGGCCCGTTGTCCCGCCCTTCGACGCCGCGGACCGACCGGATGCACCGCCCGCAGGCACCGCGGACCCGCTCGGTGCGCCCGACGCCGGCGCCGCGGGCTGGCCGGATGCGCCGCCCGCCGGCACCGCGGACTGGGCGGCGGAGACCGGCTGGGCCGACGAGTCGGCCGCGCCGGCCGCCGGACCGGTACCGGAGCGGGTCGAGTGGCGGGTCCGCCCCGCCGCCGCCGTGCTGAAGGGCGTCGGGGCGGCGGCGTTCGTCGTCGCCGGGCTCTGGGCCGGGGGTACCGACCGGGTCGGGCTGGCGATCGGGCTGGCGGGGGCCATGGTGCTCGCCGTGCTGGCCCTGCGCGATCTGGTGCTGGCCGTCTCGCTGGCCGCCGACCGGGACGGCGTGACCATCCGCGGCATCCTCGGCCACCACCGGGTCCCGTGGTCGGACGTGGAGCGCATCCGGGTCGACCGCCGGTCCCGCCGCGGCATCCGGTCCGAGCTGGTGGAGATCGACTGCGACACCGAGTTGCACCTGTTCAGCCGCACCCAGCTCGGCGGCGCCGACTGCGTCGACGTGGTCCGTCAGCTGGGCGCGATGCGTCCGACCACCTGA
- a CDS encoding MFS transporter: MLAPYRRILATPHLPLLLVMSLLARLYATGMALAITFLVAGWTGSYTLAGVVTSALIIGSGIGGPLRGRSVDRKPAPRLLVLTSFGYAAGIGLMALLPAAWWPAAPVLAFLAGLSQPPAGQIARSVWSRLPDASAREASYAAEATLQELLFVVGPMLAALLVALVSARAAVGACAVLALLGSAGFALVVHRSGLQTRPAAERPEQHRRESPFAVLRSPGLVSVLVVMALLVGALTAGDMVVVAWARDRGTPSLAGVLGAVWAVGSGVGGLFLAGRGGQRLPLRVGLVTGGLVLLALVLPPVLAHPSPLLVAAVLLVGGTAIAPAIAAANSRLGALAPDDRRGEAFGWMTTATTAGGAVLSPVVGALLDHLGPAAAAGFGGLIVLLGTVLARRVPQAPAPVLATTGSTAPVSPS, from the coding sequence GTGCTCGCCCCTTACCGTCGCATCCTCGCCACCCCGCACCTGCCACTGCTGCTGGTGATGTCGCTGCTGGCCAGGCTGTACGCGACGGGCATGGCGCTGGCCATCACGTTCCTCGTCGCCGGCTGGACCGGCTCGTACACCCTGGCCGGCGTCGTGACCTCGGCGCTGATCATCGGCAGCGGCATCGGCGGCCCGCTGCGCGGCCGGTCGGTGGACCGCAAGCCGGCGCCGCGGCTGCTCGTCCTGACCAGCTTCGGGTACGCGGCGGGCATCGGGCTGATGGCGCTGCTGCCGGCGGCGTGGTGGCCGGCCGCGCCGGTTCTCGCATTCCTCGCCGGGCTGTCGCAGCCGCCGGCCGGGCAGATCGCGCGGTCGGTGTGGTCCCGGCTGCCGGACGCGTCCGCCCGGGAGGCGAGTTACGCGGCCGAGGCGACGCTGCAGGAGCTGCTGTTCGTGGTCGGACCGATGCTCGCGGCGCTGCTGGTGGCGCTGGTCAGTGCGCGCGCGGCGGTCGGCGCCTGCGCGGTACTGGCGCTGCTCGGTTCGGCCGGCTTCGCGCTGGTGGTGCACCGGTCCGGGCTGCAGACCCGGCCGGCGGCGGAGCGGCCGGAGCAGCACCGGCGCGAGTCGCCGTTCGCGGTGCTGCGCTCCCCGGGCCTGGTGTCGGTACTGGTGGTGATGGCGCTGCTGGTGGGCGCGCTGACGGCCGGCGACATGGTGGTGGTGGCGTGGGCGCGGGACCGCGGTACCCCGTCGCTGGCCGGCGTGCTCGGCGCCGTCTGGGCGGTCGGTTCCGGGGTCGGCGGGCTGTTCCTCGCCGGTCGCGGCGGGCAGCGGCTGCCGCTGCGGGTCGGGCTGGTCACCGGCGGCCTGGTGTTGCTGGCGCTGGTGTTGCCGCCGGTGCTGGCGCACCCGTCGCCGCTGCTGGTCGCCGCGGTGCTGCTGGTCGGCGGTACCGCCATCGCGCCGGCGATCGCGGCGGCCAACTCGCGGCTCGGCGCGCTCGCCCCGGACGACCGGCGGGGCGAGGCGTTCGGCTGGATGACCACGGCCACCACGGCCGGCGGCGCGGTGCTGTCGCCGGTGGTCGGCGCGCTGCTGGACCACCTCGGTCCGGCCGCCGCGGCCGGGTTCGGCGGTCTGATCGTGCTGCTCGGTACGGTGCTGGCCCGCCGGGTCCCGCAGGCGCCGGCGCCGGTGCTGGCCACGACCGGCAGCACCGCCCCGGTCTCGCCCAGCTGA
- a CDS encoding peptidylprolyl isomerase: MAEKLYATLQTTAGPIKVELFPNHAPKTVKNFVGLADGSKEWTDPATGQPGQGPLYNGTIFHRVIDGFMIQGGDPLGKGFGGPGYQFGDEFHPELQFDRKYLLAMANSGPNTNGSQFFITVAATSWLNNKHTIFGAVDDPASQQVVDQIANTKTGAQDKPVEDIVIERIDITQE; the protein is encoded by the coding sequence ATGGCTGAGAAGCTGTACGCGACGTTGCAGACCACCGCCGGCCCGATCAAGGTCGAGCTGTTCCCGAACCACGCGCCGAAGACGGTCAAGAACTTCGTCGGGCTCGCCGACGGTTCGAAGGAGTGGACCGACCCGGCGACCGGGCAGCCCGGTCAGGGGCCGCTGTACAACGGGACGATCTTCCACCGGGTGATCGACGGGTTCATGATCCAGGGCGGCGACCCGCTGGGTAAGGGGTTCGGCGGCCCGGGCTACCAGTTCGGCGACGAGTTCCACCCGGAGCTGCAGTTCGACCGCAAGTACCTGCTGGCGATGGCGAACTCGGGGCCGAACACCAACGGCTCGCAGTTCTTCATCACCGTCGCGGCGACGAGCTGGCTGAACAACAAGCACACCATCTTCGGTGCGGTCGACGACCCGGCGTCGCAGCAGGTCGTGGACCAGATCGCGAACACCAAGACCGGCGCGCAGGACAAGCCGGTCGAGGACATCGTGATCGAGCGCATCGACATCACGCAGGAGTAA